The following proteins are co-located in the Elusimicrobiota bacterium genome:
- a CDS encoding class I SAM-dependent methyltransferase: protein MDIPRIFNISESAHRIHNPITPEKLAALGAALRLKAGTRTLDLGSGSGEMLCTWARDHGVTGTGVDMSALFTEQAKLRAVELGVADKVEFIHGDAAGYVAREKVGLAACVGATWIGGGVQGTIELLSRSLRPGGLILVGEPFWRQLPPTEEVAKGCLAHSLSDFLMLPKLLASFGRLGYDVVELVLADQDGWDRYEAAKWLTMRRWLEANPADEFAKEVRAQLTSEPERYAAYTREYLGWGVFALMAR from the coding sequence ATGGACATCCCACGGATCTTCAACATCAGCGAGAGCGCGCATCGCATCCACAACCCGATCACGCCCGAGAAGCTCGCCGCGCTCGGCGCGGCGCTGCGTCTGAAGGCGGGGACCCGGACCCTCGACCTCGGCAGCGGGTCGGGGGAGATGCTGTGCACCTGGGCGCGCGATCACGGCGTCACCGGCACCGGTGTCGACATGAGCGCGTTGTTCACCGAGCAGGCGAAGCTCCGCGCGGTCGAGCTCGGCGTCGCCGATAAAGTCGAGTTCATCCATGGCGATGCGGCGGGCTATGTCGCGCGCGAGAAGGTCGGCCTGGCCGCCTGCGTCGGGGCCACTTGGATCGGCGGGGGAGTCCAGGGCACCATCGAGCTCCTGTCCCGGAGCCTGCGCCCCGGAGGGCTCATCCTCGTCGGCGAGCCCTTCTGGCGGCAGCTGCCGCCGACCGAAGAGGTCGCCAAGGGCTGTCTTGCCCACTCGCTCTCCGACTTCCTCATGCTCCCGAAGCTGCTCGCGTCCTTCGGCCGCCTTGGCTACGACGTCGTCGAGCTGGTCCTGGCCGACCAGGACGGCTGGGACCGATACGAGGCGGCCAAATGGCTCACCATGCGCCGCTGGCTCGAAGCCAATCCCGCCGATGAGTTCGCCAAAGAGGTCCGGGCGCAACTGACCTCGGAGCCCGAGCGCTACGCCGCGTATACGCGCGAGTACCTGGGTTGGGGGGTGTTTGCGCTGATGGCGCGGTGA
- a CDS encoding DEAD/DEAH box helicase, whose product MKLPAPAERLVGRLLEHEMWKVATSLKFEPKDLKPLSEIEVVKLANYAEQLSRHAGDDEKTKNLCLAICALLWEHRDTKWDGLPIVLIQAVSRIGLGPTAKMVDPNYDATNDQFSGLGSILSQYRLAANIVESEVEVAEGKSIVLSGFQKDLWNAIDKYRSVGVSAPTSAGKSFVLVNKIVSMLIESPGEVVYIVPTLSLIAQVTSDFKSTIQKFGLTNFSVFQTYSADYEKEHANTIYVLTQERALAAFSQTEKPFQNLQALVVDEIQNLERVSDSGEERAHTLYHVLQEFRTQRPPKIIIAGPRINNIRNLTEDLFGGQSVAISTQSSPVLNLAYAFNAEKEKVVLKQYSTIRREPIKVEIAGADVVSKFGGKQYNEHVHRFIHHLISNLEDSAGTLIFSPTSSQALSTAKALADLLPKKADRAPELKSLREYVAGLVHPDYELVKSLEKGIACHHGKLPLDVRRAIEKAFACQVIKVMTTTTTLMQGVNLPAKHIIARNPFLYLKSGKTSAHLTGYEFANLRGRAGRLMKDVVGRAIVLDETTFDEADISLAELDQKTISHGYKEKFERNRADILDDLRHNRPQNAQLNYLDVEVYIRQMIMRYGDDATTRLYATGIEFTMGEFREIQRQLKTLHVSPEVCAANPYWDPVVLDEIWIAQSNNKFHKIPRNPFDGNLVGTILSTIAHLKEISPFYFNKHINVDHEGLRKAIAITAGKWATEKPLHEIMAERDPKNSKDIHNLLKLISDVIPFKLTRFLSPVVAIQEKGNPILSFIEMGSYKPLTRRLIEIGIGRETAIRLAERIHKAGHNQDDLLKSPGILYSAIIAGAKNLNYWERLQVEDLVLAG is encoded by the coding sequence ATGAAACTCCCAGCACCGGCAGAACGTTTGGTCGGCCGCCTTCTTGAGCATGAGATGTGGAAGGTCGCCACATCGCTAAAGTTCGAACCCAAAGACCTCAAGCCCCTAAGTGAGATTGAAGTCGTTAAGCTGGCGAACTATGCCGAGCAACTCTCGCGTCACGCTGGAGATGACGAGAAAACCAAGAACCTCTGCCTAGCGATCTGCGCCCTCTTGTGGGAGCATCGGGATACGAAGTGGGATGGCCTTCCAATTGTACTCATCCAGGCTGTTTCCAGAATTGGCCTAGGACCGACGGCTAAAATGGTCGACCCGAATTACGATGCCACGAACGATCAGTTCTCCGGCCTAGGCAGCATCCTAAGCCAATACCGACTCGCGGCCAACATAGTCGAGAGCGAAGTTGAAGTGGCTGAAGGGAAATCAATCGTCCTCTCAGGCTTCCAAAAGGACTTGTGGAATGCCATCGACAAATACAGAAGCGTCGGCGTCTCCGCTCCGACTTCTGCCGGGAAATCTTTTGTGCTCGTCAACAAGATTGTGTCGATGCTGATTGAATCGCCGGGTGAAGTCGTCTATATCGTTCCGACCCTAAGCCTTATCGCACAGGTTACGAGCGACTTCAAATCGACAATTCAGAAGTTTGGTCTAACCAACTTCAGCGTTTTTCAAACTTACTCGGCCGATTACGAAAAAGAACACGCCAATACAATCTACGTTCTTACGCAAGAGCGCGCGCTGGCGGCATTCAGTCAAACTGAAAAGCCGTTTCAGAATTTGCAGGCCCTCGTTGTCGATGAAATTCAGAACCTAGAGCGTGTATCTGATTCAGGTGAGGAGAGAGCCCATACCCTTTACCATGTCCTACAGGAATTCAGGACACAGCGTCCTCCGAAGATCATCATTGCAGGTCCCCGAATCAACAATATCCGGAACCTTACTGAGGACCTCTTTGGGGGGCAAAGCGTTGCGATTTCGACACAGTCAAGTCCCGTTCTGAATCTTGCCTATGCGTTTAACGCGGAGAAAGAGAAGGTTGTTCTCAAGCAATACTCCACGATACGCCGGGAGCCGATTAAAGTTGAGATTGCCGGGGCCGATGTGGTTTCAAAGTTTGGTGGGAAACAATACAACGAGCATGTTCATAGATTCATTCATCACCTGATCTCGAATCTGGAGGATTCCGCCGGAACTCTAATTTTTTCTCCGACTTCCTCACAAGCATTGAGCACTGCTAAAGCTCTGGCAGACCTGCTACCCAAGAAAGCGGACCGGGCCCCTGAACTTAAGAGCCTCCGGGAGTATGTCGCTGGTCTCGTCCACCCAGATTATGAGTTGGTGAAGTCTTTGGAAAAGGGTATCGCCTGCCATCACGGCAAGCTGCCTCTTGATGTGCGTCGAGCGATAGAGAAAGCTTTCGCTTGCCAAGTGATCAAAGTGATGACGACGACAACGACATTAATGCAAGGCGTCAATCTGCCGGCGAAGCACATTATTGCTCGAAACCCGTTCCTTTATTTGAAATCTGGAAAGACCTCTGCCCATCTCACTGGCTATGAGTTTGCGAATCTGCGCGGCCGCGCGGGTCGCCTAATGAAGGATGTTGTCGGCAGGGCAATCGTCTTAGACGAGACGACATTCGACGAGGCCGACATATCCCTGGCTGAGCTGGATCAGAAAACCATCAGCCATGGGTACAAGGAAAAATTTGAACGGAATCGCGCAGACATTCTAGACGACCTTCGTCACAATAGGCCCCAGAACGCCCAACTGAACTACTTGGATGTTGAGGTTTACATTCGGCAGATGATCATGCGGTATGGCGATGATGCAACGACCCGACTATATGCTACGGGAATCGAATTCACCATGGGAGAGTTTCGTGAAATCCAACGCCAACTCAAGACCCTCCACGTTTCTCCTGAAGTCTGCGCCGCCAACCCCTACTGGGACCCTGTGGTCTTGGATGAAATCTGGATTGCACAGAGCAATAACAAATTCCACAAAATTCCAAGGAATCCGTTCGACGGCAATCTGGTAGGGACGATTTTATCGACAATCGCGCACCTGAAGGAAATCAGTCCTTTCTATTTCAATAAGCACATCAATGTCGATCATGAAGGACTGCGGAAGGCAATCGCAATAACTGCCGGGAAATGGGCAACGGAGAAGCCGCTGCACGAAATCATGGCCGAACGGGACCCCAAGAACTCCAAAGACATCCACAATCTTCTGAAGCTAATCTCCGATGTGATCCCGTTCAAATTAACTCGATTCCTAAGCCCCGTAGTCGCAATACAGGAAAAGGGGAATCCCATTCTGAGCTTCATTGAAATGGGCTCCTACAAGCCGCTGACTCGCCGTTTGATTGAGATTGGAATCGGACGTGAGACCGCTATTAGGCTAGCAGAGCGAATTCACAAGGCCGGACACAATCAAGACGACCTGCTCAAGTCTCCCGGGATACTCTATTCAGCCATTATTGCGGGGGCTAAGAACTTGAATTACTGGGAACGTCTTCAGGTTGAGGACTTGGTACTAGCAGGGTAG
- a CDS encoding DUF1837 domain-containing protein, protein MPPHDPVDTDSLLIKTDALLRSMHFVEESFGLKPDKDHIGACIGYSDLVEMRPEFIDEMMASVSDYVYTAPRQRAMRDDFERDGRGEAAAFAMVDLKAKQKFRPWSVKGQFSELLLFNLLQHFFKAAPLLRKMPITTSPGLERNGADAFHIRNNAGKFVLYLGEAKTYKPKSSRLKSSLREAVKSILDHHEKHRSELNLYVYEEFVSEELEQIAKDYLAGKDNGIEVHLVCMVAYESGKAATGNSADEKLASVMQGLRDEAKEIKDEFFKDVPADKLPRLNYVLFPIHNVDSLIADFKKKLGV, encoded by the coding sequence ATGCCCCCTCACGATCCCGTTGATACCGACAGCCTTCTCATCAAGACCGACGCACTCCTCCGCAGCATGCATTTCGTGGAAGAATCCTTTGGCCTAAAGCCCGATAAGGACCATATCGGCGCATGCATTGGCTACTCAGACCTCGTCGAAATGCGGCCGGAATTCATCGATGAGATGATGGCCAGCGTCTCCGACTACGTCTATACGGCCCCTCGTCAACGCGCCATGCGAGATGACTTCGAAAGAGATGGGCGCGGAGAGGCAGCCGCGTTTGCGATGGTTGATTTGAAGGCAAAGCAAAAATTTAGGCCCTGGAGCGTGAAAGGGCAGTTTTCGGAGCTCCTGCTTTTCAATCTTCTCCAGCACTTCTTTAAGGCTGCACCTCTGCTGAGGAAGATGCCAATCACCACGAGCCCCGGGCTCGAACGGAACGGAGCCGACGCATTCCATATCAGAAACAACGCTGGGAAGTTTGTCCTCTATCTTGGCGAAGCCAAAACCTACAAGCCCAAATCTTCACGTCTCAAAAGCTCTCTGCGAGAGGCGGTCAAGAGCATCCTCGACCATCACGAAAAGCACCGGAGCGAACTCAATCTATATGTCTACGAGGAGTTTGTATCGGAAGAGCTCGAACAGATCGCAAAGGACTACCTTGCTGGTAAGGACAACGGAATCGAAGTGCATCTGGTCTGCATGGTTGCCTACGAGTCGGGCAAGGCCGCTACGGGAAATAGTGCGGATGAAAAACTGGCAAGTGTGATGCAGGGCCTCCGGGATGAGGCAAAAGAGATAAAGGATGAATTCTTTAAGGACGTTCCGGCGGACAAGCTCCCGCGCCTAAACTACGTCCTCTTCCCTATCCACAACGTCGATTCCCTGATAGCGGATTTCAAAAAAAAGCTTGGTGTCTAA
- a CDS encoding MFS transporter, protein MTENKDESFLGRFLVLKGAVRELWLILGTKILAIVAYGLVNSTLVLWLSSDLKYNDVNAGFLIATWSTIMTLFTIMVGSLVDAIGLRKAFLIGFGVCIMARGVMAFSALRMIALPLGLLPLALGEALMTPVMVAAIKRYASTVQRSMAFSMFYAMMNVGFAISGTIFDRVRNGLGEYGHYTLPVLGTTLSTYQTLIFLGFLFTIPNLLIMYFCLRDGVEVTDEGVKIFVEKPKYGDRNALEAAWLSGRDALESWARIFKSLWTQPAFYRFLIFLSLVVFVRLIFYHMHYTFPKYGIRELGAGAPIGRLFGVLNPVLIVFLVPIIGALTQKMSAYKTVIIGSFIAGCSVFFMAMPPALFTGLADGPLGDLLVHKWFGIEGPVNPLYMSIFFSVVVLSVGEAFYSPRLYEYPAAIAPKGQEASYMALSLLPYFVAKFFVGSVSGYLLSRYCPAEGLRDSQTMWLIIGVMAMVSPLGLLVFRRFIQVHEAGRTEDGATLGSLAEKAAVEEGEEE, encoded by the coding sequence ATGACTGAGAACAAAGACGAATCCTTCCTCGGCCGTTTCCTCGTGCTCAAGGGCGCGGTCCGCGAGCTGTGGCTCATCCTAGGCACCAAGATCCTGGCCATCGTGGCCTACGGCCTGGTGAACTCCACGCTCGTGCTCTGGCTCTCCTCGGACCTCAAGTACAACGACGTGAACGCCGGCTTCCTCATCGCGACCTGGTCCACCATCATGACCCTCTTCACCATCATGGTGGGCTCGCTCGTCGACGCCATCGGCCTGCGCAAGGCCTTCCTCATCGGCTTCGGGGTCTGCATCATGGCCCGCGGCGTGATGGCCTTCTCCGCCCTGCGCATGATCGCCCTGCCGCTGGGCCTGCTCCCGCTGGCCCTGGGCGAGGCGCTCATGACGCCGGTCATGGTCGCGGCGATCAAGCGCTACGCCTCGACCGTCCAGCGCTCCATGGCCTTCTCCATGTTCTACGCGATGATGAACGTGGGCTTCGCCATCTCCGGCACCATCTTCGACCGGGTGCGCAACGGCCTCGGGGAGTACGGGCACTACACCCTCCCCGTGCTGGGAACGACGCTGAGCACGTATCAGACCCTCATCTTCCTCGGCTTCCTGTTCACCATCCCGAACCTGCTCATCATGTACTTCTGTCTGCGCGACGGGGTCGAGGTCACCGACGAGGGCGTCAAGATCTTCGTCGAGAAGCCGAAGTACGGCGACCGCAACGCCCTCGAGGCCGCCTGGCTGAGCGGGCGCGACGCGCTCGAGAGCTGGGCGCGCATCTTCAAGAGCCTGTGGACGCAGCCCGCCTTCTACCGCTTCCTCATCTTCCTCTCGCTGGTGGTGTTCGTGCGGCTCATCTTCTACCACATGCACTACACCTTCCCGAAGTACGGCATCCGGGAGCTGGGAGCGGGCGCGCCCATCGGACGCCTCTTCGGCGTGCTGAACCCCGTCCTCATCGTGTTCCTCGTGCCGATCATCGGCGCGCTGACGCAGAAGATGTCGGCCTACAAGACCGTCATCATCGGCAGCTTCATCGCCGGGTGCTCGGTGTTCTTCATGGCGATGCCGCCGGCCCTCTTCACCGGGCTGGCGGACGGGCCGCTCGGGGACCTGCTCGTGCACAAGTGGTTCGGCATCGAGGGGCCCGTGAACCCGCTCTACATGAGCATCTTCTTCAGCGTCGTGGTGCTCTCGGTGGGCGAGGCCTTCTACTCGCCGCGGCTCTACGAGTACCCGGCGGCCATCGCGCCGAAGGGCCAGGAGGCCTCGTACATGGCCCTCTCGCTCCTGCCGTACTTCGTCGCGAAGTTCTTCGTGGGCTCGGTCTCGGGCTACCTCCTCTCGCGCTACTGCCCGGCCGAGGGCCTGCGCGACTCGCAGACCATGTGGCTCATCATCGGCGTCATGGCGATGGTCTCGCCGCTCGGCCTGCTCGTGTTCCGGCGCTTCATCCAGGTCCACGAGGCCGGCCGCACCGAGGACGGCGCCACCCTCGGCTCCCTGGCAGAGAAGGCCGCCGTGGAAGAGGGCGAGGAAGAATAA